Part of the Peromyscus leucopus breed LL Stock chromosome 6, UCI_PerLeu_2.1, whole genome shotgun sequence genome, TTACCTGGAAAGTAAGAGTTTTACAAGACTGTTGGCTGCAAAATCAATACATAAAAATCATAGTCCTGTTGTACCATCTCTGGTTAGAAGTTCAATGGCTTCATTTAAACAAAAAacgtctttaaaaaaagataacattTGCAAAACAACAAAAGTAGTGAATGTTGTAGGACTTATGACAACATTAAGGATATAATTCACCATTACTTTCTGCACGTTAAGGAGAGAAAATACTGCCCGTTAGAATTCCAAGAAGCTATCAGGCCTAAGGCAAACCTGAAAGATAGGTCTAAGAAAAAGAACTATGTAGAGAAAAGTATAACTTTACTGAAAAgtatttaatgatgtaaaaagTTGAGACATGATCCATTTATGGACTCaatattatttctctttcaaCTGTACAGGACATTTTGGTAGATTTCAGTATGATACAGTCAATGCAATTCCcactactgctgtggatatcgctctgtataaataaagcactggttggccagtagccagacaggaagtataagcgggactaacagagaggagaattgagggaacaggaaggcggaggggaAGACCTTtgagccactgccatgacaagcaagatgtaaggtaccagtaagccacgagccacgtagcaacttattaatagaaataggttaatttaagatagaagaagtagataacaagaagcctgccatggccatacagtttataataatataagcgtctgtgtgtttattttataaatgggctgttggactgccaaaGCTTGGCGggtcctggagagaaaactctagctacacactacAATCCCAACAAAGGTTTTGAGATAATTGACAAAGTAGTTCTAAAGTTTTGATGGAATATAAATGATTAATATAAGTGATAGAGCCAAGAACCATTGAAGAAGATGGAAGACAGCATCCTCCTATCAGGTATTGCCAATTTATCataaagagacaaagacaaaaatgttCTTGTGTGTGGATACAAAAGTTGACCAATGGACAGACTAGAGAATCCAGCATCAGACTGACTTATTCATGGAAGATTGATATAGGCCAGGCACAAAGTGGGGCAtctctgagaaagagaaaggttgGCAAATCAGTAGGGAAGAAACAGAACCCTTAGTCCATACCCAAGTGCTAGCTCTTATGGAGCACAGACTTAAATATGAATGAAAAGCTAAAACATTTAGGGAAAAGACTTAAGGGTGTGTTTATAGTGCTAATAAAAAATACACTATAAAAATTACTATACACAAAATCTCCACAGCACACGAACCACATGTTAAGGATGAGTGGGGTCCCACGTGGAGCGCCTCTCAGATGCTCAGCCCACTTCTATGGTCTGGGTCTCCTTCACAGATCCCACATGCAAACGGGGGCCTCAGTGTTCCTGTAGGGAGCTGCAAGTGCTGCCTCCTCACAGTTGGCCCCTCTCTGTCAACTAGCCCAGCGGCTGCCGCTGTCCTCTTGGCTCCCTTCTCCTCCGTCTCATCCCAGGAGGGTCTCAGGGGCATCCCAGGTTCCTCCTCTCCTTTGGCACATTCTTGGTCATCCTGTGTCTCCTGTTCTGCAGTGACCCACTCCTCAGGGCTTTCTCCATGATGGACCGGTGTGGGTCCATCACCCCGGGAAGTCTGCCTGGGAGTGTCTGTGTCCTCTTCGGAACCTGCGGGGTGCACTGTGCTCCCATCATGAAGTCTTGCCTCCTGAAGACAAATATTGAGCCAGATGTTGACACGCTGGCCCCAGGCCCCTGGGGACTCCACCTCCCACAAGCACCCTCTCTCGCCTGGATGGGCCAACAGGAACTGCATGAGGACTTTGTACATGGCAGGAGAAATCAGGCAACTGATACCCAGGGCTTCAACCTCTCAAAAGGTGTCACAGAAGTCCCTCAGCATGGCTGTCCCCAGGCCTTGGCATTGGTTCTTCCTCCGTACAAACACGGTATCGAAGATAGGCAGCAGGTAGCATGCACTGGTGCCGGTACCACAGAGGCTGCCTTTCATTTTGATTGAATAAAATCCAACTGCCGCTCCATCCCTCCACAGAATCTTAGCTTGCTCCTTCGGAGGTGAGGTAAGAAAAACATGTCATTGTCATCCAGATCTCTCTCCAGTCTTCCAAAAACGATGGTGTTGAGAACATAAAGGACAATCCTTTCCCTGAAGGACTGAACCTTCATGAGCCCTTCCCTGGCGGGATCAGAAGTTCTTAGGACGTCTTCGACGGACCACCAGGACTCCTTTAGGTAGACAGCCACAACTGTCTTTGTGTCCTGGGGATTAACCAAAACCAGTATTTTATGTCGAGGTCCGTCACGGTACATAGTGCAATAATGAAGGAACGGAGTTTCAAGTCTGACCAAAAGGACACTGTTAGCAGAGGTCAACTTAGCAGGATTCAGGGAATACAGAAATGGAAGCCTTCGTCACCTTCCACGAGCAAGCCTTCCCATCCCAAGATCACCTGCTCCCCGGTGGCAAGGGAGAAAACCTCGGCTGATCCTCCTTCCCTGAGCAACTCATAGTAAACCTGTGCTGCTGCATGATGGCCCTCGGGGTCATCCTCCAGGATATCCACGGGGTAAGCCTCCAGCTCTCCcgaaaacaggagaaaaacaacTCAACCGCAGCAGTGTTTGGTGCAGGTCGTAAAAGCCAGTGGCTTCTGGCGCTGCCACCGGCTTCCGATAAAATGCCGAGGTGCCCCTACATGATATTACTTTACTGAGCTGTAGAGAAGGTGGCCTGTGTGTGATGAGGGGCTCACACCTTAACTCCATTTGAAGTACCTTTCAGAAGAGAGTTCTCTGGCACCGAGGCCAGAGGGTAGGAGGGAAGCCaggctgtagcttgagttttccagccttgcccacagtcaggacaaatctttgtcacccgccagtcccacagccgctcagacccaaccaagtaaacacagagacttatattgcatgcaaactgtatggccgtggcaggcttcttgctaactgttcttatagcttaaattaatccatttccataaatctataccttgctacatggctggtggcttaccggcatcctcacatgctgctggtcatggcggcggctgcagtatctctctgcgtcagccttccacttcccagaattctcctctctccttgtcccacctacttcctgcctggccactggccaaccagtgttttatttattgaccaatcagagcaatttgacatacagaccgtcccacagcaccagGCCACTGTAGGCGCAGCCTCTCAGCAGCCGCAGAATGTAGGCACATTGATGAtgacctgtagatgtaaccaatcgtcttattaaaataaacacagagccaatgtaaaagagaaagccgagaggtcagagctcagagataaaatcttacctcctgcagtgctcctaacttccccgagagagagctacttcctgtttgtctgtgtttaaatagtctttctgttctgccttctcattggttctaaacccaaccacatgactgcctcatcactgcctgtaagtaccgccctccaggtcttaaaggcatatgtctccaatactggctgtatccctgaacacacagaaatctacctagctcttctaaccatcacgctcttgctatggctctaatagctctgaccccagggcaactttatttattaacataaaattaaaattacatttcagtacaaataaaatatcaccatatttccccttttctattttaataaaaagaaaaaaggcaaaaggttataactaacaaaagaaaaactatatacaaaagtacaataactatatacaatatatacaagtaacaaatacctaaacaatgtctagtccatttgtatttgacaaatcagagaaaataattcccttatctatcctattttagtaagtccaaaatgtatctaattcactttctatcctaattaatcttcaactataactaactaatcttcaactccctcagagacccaagaaggaaataatattagctaacaaaaataaaaacaaggagtgcacaaaagcaacttccaaaaattttgtgagttgacagaaacatccagctgcctggacagtcacctgaggtttctctgcagtgttggggcatcatcttcagcctataggcttagcgtatctgacagactcatttgtgaagtaggatgtacacaaggtcaacagttcaacctcacattgggtgagagcagtccacgtaccagaaacacctgaattccactagtgtcatgtcatgattcaggattttaaattctggaaattgttgaccgCTTTTGAATTCaattgtccattcttcttggctgtgtatatatggctttatCTCAgtatccccttcttctccacatccctctattaaatgccagtctactattgagaggagtgagctttcagttgccgttccattgcacaacagaagccatcggcccactgcctgttcagctgccttcgaagaaaaggacactgtaccttttccagattatgaaggccacttcagggatggtgccatattgtcctggcctcagaagatgccttttgataaagccataaccacacttgttttggcaggaattggtagtcctttgtttcgtgttctgtctgtccattttttcctgttgatttgaggatactttgttgtccagtggctaacttttgccacaatgaaaattaactccatatgcagtttcttcaatgcccatattttctctgaagtagattggtactgccaggagccgacatgtctcaaaaaagaaaaatttctaagttattaaaacattttaaatgccatattcggtagatctctgaagggtttgaagatgacctgtctaaaatatatctgctcaatttttcaaaacatatctaatatgactacaatttctattgtaatgtctaactactttcatttctttatatcctaatagttggtaataatgtaaagtatttaaaactagtaattgtctttttcttttcttttctttctttctttttttttttttaaaaaaacaagaaccttaaatctaatctcctttgcttagcctttttcctaacccttgacaacttgtaacctacccccctaaataatgaaaattatcccagacccaaaacccattaaaaagaccaaaaaaaaaaaaaccacccgccccacaccacctctttgggaatgtgggcgtcattcctaaaattgcttgctgctgggtatgggctaagttatctttatcctgaaagaaaaattttaggttaattgtcaaattctaggaaaggtaactatatccttcattattatccagtctgtgtataatgccaaagttcagggtttatctcaagtccttgttcaagtagtctttgagactggatcatctcagctagtcatctcaaaattgctctgagcaccttgtagttcaaagctgatctgtagatgatgtttgtcagcttagtgatattattattgtccacgtggaattgttgttgttgtggttgttgttgtggggccccattttcttcctggagattcagttgatgttaggcctggccatgattttctgcagaaaactgataagagactcgaacacaaagacatatatatgcagctaattgaagccttttttctagaattagttagtactctatatgaccattcatatcttaacaaagtttaaaatgtatatgtatatattaatcttgtaaattttgatataaaatttatactttaagaaaagatttaaagaatcagaatagaatcaaagagttgagattagtaatagaatagtcccttaattaatttggcttttgtcctgtgccacagcagaaaatggctcttttattctggcatgatacagggagtttgtattttccttttaacaacatgcttgagtttaaagaaggagagagccattctccaactccaaagtcagctttaaattttaattgaactgggactattagaagaccaatagtgttaaatctttagagaaaagcagaaacaaacatttaagaagacataaaattttttagataatatatacccatacgccgtttcactctgtttcctgggacagatgatttgtcccttttcttcagttgtctcatttgtctgtgttcttcagattccttaaccttcattctcctaaaagacaaaaacaaaaacctttccccaagactaattttggggatgttcctttttggcaagttattatctgattaaatgaaaagacatgtgttacaggtacaagttagtttaaattggatgttcatgctggttgatgaactatcacctcctctaattaagaggtttctcttgttcaaatcgaacctttatcaattttgatggtactcacagcttatcttctcttgtagaaacaaaagcaaaacctcgtccccaatgtaatacataccctggtttccattctgaggtcagcacatccttaaagtatataggctgatttaattctgtagttttttctattaccagtgtctctctgcagctgttgttcctttctcattggcattgagaaaattcaaagttaatagagcattatgcagtctatttctggtttgttttttttacacctttctgtttatttagcatatcctttagagttctgtttgatctttctataactgcttgacctgtaggattatgtggtatacctgtaatatgctttatattgtaataagcaaaaaactgtttcattttaacagagacatatgatggagcattgtcagttttgatttgtgcaggtatacccatgatggccataacttctagcaaatgagtgattacagaatcagctttttcagaactcaagcagttgcccattgaaatcctgaataagtatcgatggtgtggtgtacatatttcaattttccaaattctgcaaagtgaaacacgtccatctgccagatttcattcctctgagtaccctttgggttacatcctgctggtaatggcgtttgattatagaaggaacaagtaggacatttctttactatttctttggcttgttgccaggttatggaaaaatccttttttaaacctttactattgacatgatgttttttatgaaattctgaggcctccagcacatttcctatcaataatttatcaatctcatcattgccttgtgctaaagggcctggcagaccagtatgagatcggatgtgagttatatataaaggatgactccttttcctgattgtatcttgtaattgaataaatagtgaagttaattctgaagcatcagggataaattctgcagtctcaatatgtaataccactctttcagcatactgagagtcagttactatgttgagaggttctgaaaaatccattaataccaacagaatagcatacaattctgatttttgcactgaattataaggactttgaaccactttacttaaattttctgatttgtaacctgcctttccttgtttgttggcatctgtataaaatgtacgaactccagatatgggtttttgccgtacaattcgaggcaagatccaatcagctctctttataaaatcaattctgttgcttttgggatatttgctgttaatttctcccaaaaaattactgcaagctctttgccaaggttcactttctgtccataatttttcaatgtcctccttagttaaaggtacgacaatttctgctgggtctattcctgctaattgacgaagtctcaattttcctttccaaatcaagtcagagattttttccccataagtttttaattttttatttggtttatttggtaaaaatatccattccaatataatatcttccctctgcattaatattccagtagggaatgcctagaaggtaaaataaccaaaatgcaatccagctttggatcaatacgatccacgtgcccttcatgtactttcttttctaccaaggccaattctttctcagcttcaggtgataattctcttggactatttaagtccttgtcaccttctaaggttttgaacaaattagtcagttcatcattttttaccccaacaatagttcgtagatgagaaatatctccaaataatctttgaaagtcattaagagtctgtagtctatctctcctaatttgcaccttttggggtctaattttttgcagctctattttatatcctaaataattaatagaatctcctctttgtattttttcaggagcaatttgtaatccccagcaaggcaaaattttctttacttcttcaaacattctttctaaagtatctgcatttgagtcagctagtaaaatatcatccatataatgataaattatagatttaggaaattttttacgtatcacttccaatggctgttgtacaaaatattggcacagagttgggctatttaacattccctgtgggaggaccctccattgaaatcttttaaccggttgagaattattataagtaggcactgtgaaagcaaatctttctttgtctttttcttgtaagggtattgaaaagaaacagtcttttaaatcaataactatgagaggccatccttttggtaacagagtaggcaaaggaattccagattgtagagagcccattggctgaattactttgttaattgctctaaggtctgttaccattctccatttaccagatttctttttaataacaaatacaggagaattccaagggctggttgactgttcaatatgctgagcatttagctgttcttctaccagctcttctaaagcctggagtttctctgttgttaaaggccattgctgaacccatacaggcttgtctgttaaccattttaaaggtagagctgttggtatttttggaagattatcagttgttgtgccctgttcttgtataatatggatggctggtgaccactcaaaataatgccttctaatatttctctcagaaacatgtgctagtttatgatttgtttctgagattggagggattttaatctgagtattccattgttgcaacaagtctcgaccccacaggttcatagctatgttagccacatatggttttaattttcctctctgtccttctggacctatacattccagccatcttgcactctgtttcacctgagataatgtcccaattcctaacagttgaacgtttacctcctgaagaggccaagctggatgccaaaattctggtgcaattatggtaacgtccgcacctgtgtctaccagaccagacaacaaaacaccatttatttttatcattaattttggtctttgttcattaatagaagtttgccaaaaaattttctttatgttttctcctgaattttctattctctctttttcatcatcctgaccagcatgatttattccaatagtcatttgattatttaatcgctcagagcagggatttcctctacagctgcaggaaaggtttgaactggttttgctatgggggcctgcatgaggcccctccgggagtttcccgaaaactgaggcaaaggattaccctgtctgtcctttgttgatctacattcattggtccagtgttttcccttaccacaccttctgcatactccagaaggaaggggcattctgttgccattgttccttgaagaaacattgcttctaggaatgacctgtttacagtcccttttcaaatgtccttgctttccacacccaaaacatctaacactcctcaaaccttttgaaattacttctcctacccacgtatcatcatgctcatcaacctcaacattaattgtttctctaatccaatcttccaaaggtgcagatcttgcctttaacggcctgattattcttttgcatgctgcattcgcattctcaaatgccaaagcttcaattattgccttactagcttctgatcctgagaccattctgtttactgctgaagccagtctttctaaaaaatctgtgaaagattcttttgggccttgcataacctttgtgaatgactcaggtttttttcctggttcctcaactctgtcccatgcattcaaggctgccattcgacataaaattagggtttgaacatcatataaacattgtgtttgtattgaagcatattggccttctccaataagctgatcctgacaaacttgtattcctttatccctccattgttgttctacgtttctagcttcctccttaaaccacattagaaattgaagtctctgactgggttccagaacagcttgtgcaaggtcctgccagtcctgtggtataatcctattatatgttgaccaagagtttaacatttgct contains:
- the LOC114701349 gene encoding LOW QUALITY PROTEIN: protein FAM169B-like (The sequence of the model RefSeq protein was modified relative to this genomic sequence to represent the inferred CDS: inserted 1 base in 1 codon; substituted 1 base at 1 genomic stop codon), whose product is MYRDGPRHKILVLVNPQDTKTVVAVYLKESWWSVEDVLRTSDPAREGLMKVQSFRERIVLYVLNTIVFGRLERDLDDNDMFFLPHXPKEQAKILWRDGAAVGFYSIKMKGSLCGTGTSACYLLPIFDTVFVRRKNQCQGLGTAMLRDFCDTFXEVEALGISCLISPAMYKVLMQFLLAHPGERGCLWEVESPGAWGQRVNIWLNICLQEARLHDGSTVHPAGSEEDTDTPRQTSRGDGPTPVHHGESPEEWVTAEQETQDDQECAKGEEEPGMPLRPSWDETEEKGAKRTAAAAGLVDREGPTVRRQHLQLPTGTLRPPFACGICEGDPDHRSGLSI